AAGCATTTCTCGCCGGAGGTGAATTTGCCATGACCCACAAATCCCGAATACAGCGCTTCGCCATTCTTACCGCCTCGACCGCCCTGGCCGCAGCGGGCGCACTGCTCCCCACCACCGCATTCGCCGCGCCATCAGCGGCGCACACCAGCACCACGACCGCGATGGCGCCCAGCCACGACCATCACGATTACTGCTACAACTGGTATTGGTACTGGAACTGGGACTATTGCTACGACCACCACCACGGCCATCACCACCACCACGACCACGACCGCTAAGCCAGCCAGATCAAAAAGGTCCGGGCCGGACGGTAAATCCATCCGGCCCGGACCGCCAAAGCGCGCAAGAAAGGGCGGAACTACTCCCCCTGCAGCGCGTAGAAGTCCGCGCCCAGCTGGTGGAACATGCCCGCCACGTCCAGCTGGTCCCAGTGTTCGGCCAGGAGGCCGTTCTCGACGCGCCAGATGTCGATCGACTGGAAGTTCAGCGTGCGGCCGGTGGCCGGTATGCCGAAGAAGGGGCCCTGGTGGGTGCCCGAGTATTCGAAGCGGCCCGCCACGCGGTCGCCGTCGACGATCAGGTCGTGGGCGACGACCTTGACGTCCGGGAAGGCGTCGAAGATCGACTGGAAGAAGGCCGTGTTGGCCTCGATGCCGTCCGCGACGATCGGGTTGTGGTCGATGTGGTCGACGGCGGTGTGCTCGGCCATCGTGCTCACGTCATGGCTGTTGATCATGTCCACGAAGCGCTGGACGAGGTCCCGGTGGTTCTCCGACATGGGTGTGTCTGCCTCTCTGTACGGCTGTACGGCTGTACGGCTCGCGTCGCCGGTCGCTGCACACCGACGATCCGCACTCCCGGTGGAGCCGCCCTGGAGCACCCGGGGAACCCGGGGGTCCACGACCCCGCTCAAGGTGAACCCCCACCCCGGCTCAAGTGGCCGCTTCTAGCCTCTGGTGCCATGAAGGCTCTCGTACTCTCCGGCGGGGCCGGAACCCGCCTGCGCCCCCTCACCCACACATCCGCCAAGCAGCTCGTGCCCGTGGCGAACAAGCCGGTGCTCTTCTACGGCCTGGAAGCGATCGCGGACGCAGGCATCACCGAGGTCGGGATCGTCGTCGGGGACACCGCCGACGAGATCCGCGAAGCCGTCGGCGACGGCTCCAAGTTCGGCATCGAGGTCACCTACATCCCGCAGACCGCGCCGCTGGGCCTCGCCCACGCCGTGGTGATCGCCCGGGAGTTCCTCGCCGACGAGGACTTCGTCATGTACCTCGGCGACAACTTCATCGTCGGCGGGATCTCCGACCTGGTGGAGTCCTTCCGCGCGGAGCGTCCCACCGCGCAGATCCTGCTCACCCAGGTCTCCGACCCGAAGTCCTTCGGCGTGGCCGAGCTGGGCCCCGACGGCCGGGTCGTCGGTCTGGAGGAGAAGCCGGAGGTCCCCAAGAGCGACCTCGCCCTCGTCGGCGTCTACCTCTTCACCCCAGCCGTGCACGAGGCGGTGCGCGCCATCAAGCCCTCCTGGCGCGGCGAGCTGGAGATCACCCACGCCCTGCAGTGGCTGATCGACGCGGACCTCGACGTCCGGTCCACGACGATCTCCGGGTACTGGAAGGACACCGGGAACGTCAACGACATGCTGGAGGTCAACCGGTCCGTCCTGGAGCGCGCCGAGCCGCGCATCGAGGGCCTGGTCGACGCCGCGAGTGAGATCATCGGGCGCGTGCAGATCGACGAGGGCGCCCAGGTCACGGCCTCGCGCATCGTCGGCCCCGCCGTGATCGGCGCGGGCAGCGTGGTCACCGGTTCGTACATCGGGCCGTTCACCTCGATCTCCCGCGACTGCACCATCACCGACAGCGAGATCGAGTTCTCCATCATCCTGGACGGCTCCTCGGTCCGGGGCGCCAGCCGCGTGGAGGCCTCGATCATCGGCCGCAACGTGGAGGTGACCCCCGCCCCCCGGGTGCCCGCGGCCCACCGTCTCATCCTCGGCGACCACAGCAAGGTGCAGATTTCCTCTTGACCTCGTCCCTCACCTCAGGAGGAGAGGGTTCCTTCCCTCACGGGTCGGGATTTCTGCTTCGCCGACCGCTGCCTCTCAGGAGAGTTCCGTTGAGGTCCTACGCCGTCTCCACAGACTGCGACCGCCAGCCCGGCGGCCAGAAGGTTGACTGCCGCGTTCACGTCCCGGTCATGGGTCCTGCCGCAGGTCTCGCACGTCCAGATGCGGACGCCCAGCGGAAGCACGTCGGCGAGCGTTCCACAGGAGGAACAGAGTTTCGTGCTGGGAAACCACCGGTCGACCACGATCAGCTCACGCCCGTACCAGGCACATTTGTACTCCAGCATGGACCGGAGAGCCGCCCAGCTCGCGTCCGCGACAGCTCGGGCGAGAGCGTGGTTCCCCAGCATGTTCCGCACGGACAGGTCCTCGATCACGAGCGTTTGGTTGTCACGCACGAGCCGGGTGGAGAGCTGGTGAAGCGAGTCCCGCCGCCGGTCGGCGATGCGGGCATGGATCCTGGCGACCTTCATCCGTGCCTTGGTCCGGTTCCTCGAACCTTTCTCTTTGCGCGCCAGTTCCCGCTTGGCCCTGGCCAACCGGGCACGCTCCCTGCGCTCGTGCCCGGGATTCGCGATCTTCTCGCCGGTGGACAACGTCACCAGCGAAGTGATGCCCACATCGATTCCGACGGCCCCTGCTCCGCCGGACAGGTCCGCCGGAATGTCCTCGCACAGCAACGACACGAAGTACCGGCCGGCCGCGTCACGGGACACCGTGGCCATGCTCGGATCCGCCCCTTCCGGCAGCGGCCGCGACCACACGATGTCCAGCGGCTCTCGCATCTTCGCCAGTGTGAGCCGACCATCGCGCAATGCGAACGCGGAGCGCGTGTACTCCGCACTCGCCCGGGAGCGCTTCTTGGACTTGAACCGCGGATACCTCGCGCGCTTGTCCCAGAACGCGACGAACGCGTGCTGCACGTGCCTGAGCGCCTGCTGCAGCGGGACCGAGGACACCGCCGACAGGAACGCCAGCTCCTCGGTCCTCTTCCACTCGGTCAGCATCGCCGAGGTCCGCGCGTAGCCCACCCGCTCCTGTCGCCGCCACGCCTCCGACCGGGCAGCCAGCGCCAAGTTGTACACCTTGCGTACACAGCCGAAGGTGCGCGACAACTCGGCCGCCTGCACGGCAGTGGGATGGAAGCGATACCTGAACGCCCGCTTCACGGTCCGGGACCTCATGTTTCCCGACGCTATTCAGCCCGTCCACGAGGAAACAACCTCTGGTCAAAGCACCACGCAACACCCCGGCCCGAAAGCCGGGGCTTCCATCCGAGGAGATTCCGTTGACCACCACACGCATCCTCGTCACCGGCGGGGCGGGGTTCATCGGTTCGCACTACGTCCGTACGCTGCTCGGGCCCGCCGGCCCGGGGGACGTGGCGATCACCGTGCTCGACAAGCTCACCTACGCGGGCAATCCCGCGAACCTCGATCCGGTGCGCGGGCGTCCCGGGTTCCGGTTCGTCCAGGGCGACATCTGTGACGTCGCGCTGGTCGCCGAGCTGGTGGCCGGGCACGACCAGGTCGTGCACTTCGCGGCCGAGTCGCACGTGGACCGTTCCATCCTGGGCGCGGCCGAGTTCATCACCACCAATGTGCTCGGTACGCAGACCCTGCTGGACGCGGCGCTGCGCCGGCCCGGCGGGCCCGTGCCCTTCCTGCACGTGTCCACGGACGAGGTGTACGGGTCGGTGGCCGAGGGGTCCTGGCCGGAGACCGATCCGCTGAAGCCGAATTCGCCGTACGCCGCTTCCAAGGCCTCCTCCGACCTGGTGGCGCTGTCGTACCACCGGACGCACGGCCTGGACGTGCGGGTGACGCGCTGCTCGAACAACTACGGGCACCACCACTTCCCGGAGAAGGTCATCCCGCTGTTCGTCACGAACCTGCTCGACGGGCTGCGCGTGCCGCTGTACGGCGAGGGGCTCAACGTCCGCGACTGGCTGCACATCGACGACCACGTCCAGGGCCTGGAGCTGGTGCGTACGGGCGGCCGCGCGGGCGAGGTGTACAACATCGGCGGTGGCACCGAGCTGAGCAACAAGGAGCTGACCACCCTGCTCCTGGACCTGGCGGGCGCGGGCTGGGACCGGGTCGAGCACGTCGCCGACCGGCTCGGGCACGACCTGCGCTACTCCGTGGACTGCACGAAGATCTCCACCGAGCTGGGTTACCGGCCCCGGAAGGACTTCGACCAGGGCCTCGCGGAGACCTTCGCCTGGTACCGGGACAACCGCGCCTGGTGGGAGCCGCTGAAGCGGAAGGCCGCCCTGTGAGCCACTGGCTGGTGACGGGCGCGGACGGGCTGCTGGGCCGGGACCTGCGGGTGGCGCTGGAGGCGGCCGGGCAGCCGGCCGTGTGCCTGGGCCGCGCGGAGCTCGACGTGCGCGACCGCCGCGCGGTGCGCTCGGCGATCGCCACGCACCGGCCGGTGGTCGTCGTCAACGCGGCGGCGTACACGGACGTCGACGCCGCCGAGACGCACGAGGCCCAGGCGCAGCACGTCAACGGCGCGGCGCCGCTGCATCTGGCGAGCGCGTGCGGGGAGTTCGGGGCGCTGCTGCTGCAGGTGTCCACGGACTACGTGTTCTCCGGCGAGGCCCGCGTGCCGTACCCGGAGGACGCGCCTGCGGCCCCGCGCACGGCGTACGGGCGCACCAAGCTGGAGGGCGAGCGGGCGGTGCTGCGGCTGCTGCCGTGGACCGGGTACGTCGTGCGGACGGCCTGGCTCTACGGCGAGGGCGGCGAGGGCGGCGACGACTTCGTCCGTACGATGATCAGGCTGGAGCGGGAGCGGGAGTTCGTCGACGTCGTCGAGGACCAGCGGGGTCAGCCCACCTGGACCGCGGACGTAGCCGACCGCCTCGTATCCCTCGGCCGCGCGGCCCGCCTCGGCGCCGCCCCCGGCATCTACCACGCGACCAGCGCCGGCGGCTGCACCCGCCTGGAGCTGGCGCGCGAGGTCTTCCGCCTGCTGGGCGCCGACCCGCAACGGGTCCGACCCCTCGTCGGCCCCGCCCCCGGCGCGAGGCGCCCGGCGTACAGCGTGCTGGAACACGGCCGCTGGGAAGCCGCGGGCATCGAGGTGATCCGCGACTGGCGCGAGGCCCTGGCCGCAGCGATGCCCGCATTGACCGGAGCCCGGGTGCTGGCGTCCACGTAGGCGAAAACGGGAGCGGCGGCCGATGTGGGTCATCGGCCGCCGCTCCCGCACGCGTACGTATGTACGCTCAGTGCGCGATGGCCAGGCCGAACGGGACGAAGCCGTGGCGGGTGATGAACGGGCCCAGCATCAGGACGGTCCATTCCAGGGCCCGGGCGGTGTAGAGGCCGCCGAGGTCGAGGATCCACTCGCGCGGCCAGCCCAGGTCCCCGAGCAGCGCCGACAGTTCCTCCTTGGCCCGCGGGTCGTCGCCGGAGAGGAAGGCGGTGGCGGGGGCGGGCAGGATCCTCGGGGCCGTCATCACGGAGTGGTCCATCGTGTTGAGGGCCTTGACCACGCTGGTCCGCGGCAGGACCCGCTGGATCTCCTCGGCGAGGCTGCTGTGCGGGTAGAGGGGGGCCGCGGGGAAGCCTTCGGGGCTGCGTTCGGCGGCGTTGGACACGTCGACCAGGATCCGGCCGCGCAGGGCGGGTTCGAGGTCGCGCAGCAGGGCCACGGACACCTCGCCGGGGGTGGTGTTGAAGACGATCCGGGCGTGCTCGGCGGCCTCGGCGTGGCCGGTGAACCGGACGCCCGCCGCGAGCGCCGGGTCGTCGGCGGGGCGGGGGCGGTCCGGCCGGGTGGAGCCGGTCAGCACCCGGTGGCCGGCGGCGGCCAGCCCGGTGGCGAGGCTGGTGCCGACGGCCCCGGAGCCGAGGACGGCGATCCGTGTCACGGGCGGTGGCCGGGCCCGTACGAGGCGCGGGCCTGCTCGTAGGTGGGCAGCAGCCCCAGCTCCACGGCCTCGGCCAGGGTCGGGGCCAGCGCGTCCTTCTCGGAGCGGACCAGCGGCTCGGTGGTGTTCCACGGGATGCCGAGGGCCGGGTCCAGGGCCTGGATGTCGACCATCGTGCCCGGTACGTACTCCTCCGAGCAGAGGTAGTTCATGCAGGTGTCGTCGGTGAGCGCGAGGAAGGCGTGGCCGAGGCCGTCGGCGAGGTAGACGCCGATGCCCGATTCGGCTTCCTGGACGGTGGTGTCGAACATGCCGAAGGTCGGCGAGCCGACGCGCAGGTCGACGACCACGTCGAGGGCGGCGCCGCGGACACAGGTCACCAGCTTGGCCTGGCCCGGGGGCAGGGTGGTGCCGTGGATCCCGCGCAGGGTGCCCCGCGAAGAGACCGAGAAGTTGACCTGCTTGACGGTGAAGGGCTGGCCGCTCAGTTCGGTGAGTTCGCCGATCCGCCAGGCCTCGAAGAAGCGGCCACGGTTGTCGGTCAGCTGCGACGGCGTGATCCGGAAGGCGTCCCGGACCTTCATCTCCTCAATTGCCATGCTTCCTCGGTTCGTTGTCGGAATCGGAATCGGAGTCGGGGTCGGAATCGGAATCGTGAACAGCGGGCCGTCCGATCCTCGGGGCAGCCGCTCCGGCCCCGCTCGAACCCGGGTGGAGCGCCCGGGCACGGCCGATGGCCCCCGCGCACGGGACGCGGGGGCCATCGGAGCGGTGCGTACGGTCAGCGCACGGAGGCCGGAGCCGGCTTGTCGGCAGGCGCCTTGCCGCCGGAAGCCTTGCCACCCGGGGCCGCGGGCGCGGCCTTCGGCGGCGCCACCGGCGCGGACTGACCCGCCGCCACCGGGGCGAGCTCGGGCTGGACGCCCTTGCCCTTGCCGGGGGCGATCAGCATGGACAGGGTGGCGAGGGCCACCCCGATGGCACCGACCCACATGGCCGGGACGAGCCCGTCCACGAAGTTCTGCGGGGAGGCGTAGCCACCGTTGGCGGAGAAGATGGAGGCCAGCAGGGCGACACCGAGCGCGGCGCCGACCTCACGGGTGGCGGCCGTGACACCGGAGGC
The window above is part of the Streptomyces sp. NBC_00536 genome. Proteins encoded here:
- a CDS encoding ester cyclase — translated: MSENHRDLVQRFVDMINSHDVSTMAEHTAVDHIDHNPIVADGIEANTAFFQSIFDAFPDVKVVAHDLIVDGDRVAGRFEYSGTHQGPFFGIPATGRTLNFQSIDIWRVENGLLAEHWDQLDVAGMFHQLGADFYALQGE
- a CDS encoding glucose-1-phosphate thymidylyltransferase; amino-acid sequence: MKALVLSGGAGTRLRPLTHTSAKQLVPVANKPVLFYGLEAIADAGITEVGIVVGDTADEIREAVGDGSKFGIEVTYIPQTAPLGLAHAVVIAREFLADEDFVMYLGDNFIVGGISDLVESFRAERPTAQILLTQVSDPKSFGVAELGPDGRVVGLEEKPEVPKSDLALVGVYLFTPAVHEAVRAIKPSWRGELEITHALQWLIDADLDVRSTTISGYWKDTGNVNDMLEVNRSVLERAEPRIEGLVDAASEIIGRVQIDEGAQVTASRIVGPAVIGAGSVVTGSYIGPFTSISRDCTITDSEIEFSIILDGSSVRGASRVEASIIGRNVEVTPAPRVPAAHRLILGDHSKVQISS
- a CDS encoding RNA-guided endonuclease InsQ/TnpB family protein; amino-acid sequence: MRSRTVKRAFRYRFHPTAVQAAELSRTFGCVRKVYNLALAARSEAWRRQERVGYARTSAMLTEWKRTEELAFLSAVSSVPLQQALRHVQHAFVAFWDKRARYPRFKSKKRSRASAEYTRSAFALRDGRLTLAKMREPLDIVWSRPLPEGADPSMATVSRDAAGRYFVSLLCEDIPADLSGGAGAVGIDVGITSLVTLSTGEKIANPGHERRERARLARAKRELARKEKGSRNRTKARMKVARIHARIADRRRDSLHQLSTRLVRDNQTLVIEDLSVRNMLGNHALARAVADASWAALRSMLEYKCAWYGRELIVVDRWFPSTKLCSSCGTLADVLPLGVRIWTCETCGRTHDRDVNAAVNLLAAGLAVAVCGDGVGPQRNSPERQRSAKQKSRPVREGTLSS
- the rfbB gene encoding dTDP-glucose 4,6-dehydratase → MTTTRILVTGGAGFIGSHYVRTLLGPAGPGDVAITVLDKLTYAGNPANLDPVRGRPGFRFVQGDICDVALVAELVAGHDQVVHFAAESHVDRSILGAAEFITTNVLGTQTLLDAALRRPGGPVPFLHVSTDEVYGSVAEGSWPETDPLKPNSPYAASKASSDLVALSYHRTHGLDVRVTRCSNNYGHHHFPEKVIPLFVTNLLDGLRVPLYGEGLNVRDWLHIDDHVQGLELVRTGGRAGEVYNIGGGTELSNKELTTLLLDLAGAGWDRVEHVADRLGHDLRYSVDCTKISTELGYRPRKDFDQGLAETFAWYRDNRAWWEPLKRKAAL
- the rfbD gene encoding dTDP-4-dehydrorhamnose reductase, which encodes MSHWLVTGADGLLGRDLRVALEAAGQPAVCLGRAELDVRDRRAVRSAIATHRPVVVVNAAAYTDVDAAETHEAQAQHVNGAAPLHLASACGEFGALLLQVSTDYVFSGEARVPYPEDAPAAPRTAYGRTKLEGERAVLRLLPWTGYVVRTAWLYGEGGEGGDDFVRTMIRLEREREFVDVVEDQRGQPTWTADVADRLVSLGRAARLGAAPGIYHATSAGGCTRLELAREVFRLLGADPQRVRPLVGPAPGARRPAYSVLEHGRWEAAGIEVIRDWREALAAAMPALTGARVLAST
- a CDS encoding NADPH-dependent F420 reductase, whose amino-acid sequence is MTRIAVLGSGAVGTSLATGLAAAGHRVLTGSTRPDRPRPADDPALAAGVRFTGHAEAAEHARIVFNTTPGEVSVALLRDLEPALRGRILVDVSNAAERSPEGFPAAPLYPHSSLAEEIQRVLPRTSVVKALNTMDHSVMTAPRILPAPATAFLSGDDPRAKEELSALLGDLGWPREWILDLGGLYTARALEWTVLMLGPFITRHGFVPFGLAIAH
- a CDS encoding dTDP-4-dehydrorhamnose 3,5-epimerase family protein, producing MAIEEMKVRDAFRITPSQLTDNRGRFFEAWRIGELTELSGQPFTVKQVNFSVSSRGTLRGIHGTTLPPGQAKLVTCVRGAALDVVVDLRVGSPTFGMFDTTVQEAESGIGVYLADGLGHAFLALTDDTCMNYLCSEEYVPGTMVDIQALDPALGIPWNTTEPLVRSEKDALAPTLAEAVELGLLPTYEQARASYGPGHRP